Proteins encoded within one genomic window of Psilocybe cubensis strain MGC-MH-2018 chromosome 2, whole genome shotgun sequence:
- a CDS encoding Oxidoreductase (Oxidoreductase AN1596), with protein MAPVLAALDNNNAAIVEKLFGTPVAVFIGGTSGIGQGMAETFARWRDGKAHIVIVGRNEAAAKDIISHFPKATGSETWSHKFVHCDVTLMKNVHIASQTILEKYPKINFLILSPGFFSTSGRDETLEGIDKTLAVHYYARWKFIDELLYALKKANEEGEDARVMSVLAAGRGGKIESNNLGLKKGYSFRTATEAATTYNDLMVESFQQQNPGIIFSHSFPGAVLTNIMSSAHMPWLRAVAPVANLIAKPFTVTQNQCAEYLWSGLLNGTSRIGKKGEDIGKTGYYGNDELRQKLWEHTEEVTKV; from the exons ATGGCTCCTGTACTTGCCGCCTTGGATAACAACAATGCAGCCATCGTGGAAAAACTCTTTGGGACTCCAGTCGCAGTGTTCATTGGTGGAACCTCTGGAATTGGGCAGGGAATGGCCGAAACATTTGCACGGTGGAGAGATGGCAAGGCTCATATCGTTATTGTTGGACGCAATGAAGCCGCAGCAAAGGATATCATATCTCATTTCCCCAAAGCCACCGGCTCTGAGACATGGAGCCACAAATTTGTCCACTGCGATGTGACTCTCATGAAGAATGTTCACATAGCGTCTCAGACAATTTTGGAGAAATACCCCAAGATCAATTTTCTCATTCTGAGTCCTGGCTTTTTCTCTACTTCAGGACGGGATGAGACATTGGAGGGAATTGACAAGACGCTCGCAGTGCATTACTATGCTCGATGGAAATTTATTGACGAGTTACTTTATGCTTTGAAGAAGGCAAatgaggagggagaagatgcaAGGGTTATGTCCGTGTTGGCTGCTGGTCGCGGCGGCAAGATTGAATCTAATAATCTTGGGTTGAAGAAAGGTTATTCTTTCCGCACTGCTACCGAAGCGGCAACAACGTACAACGATTTGATGGTGGAG TCCTTCCAACAGCAAAATCCTGGGATCATTTTCTCCCATTCATTCCCTGGTGCTGTGCTCACCAATATCATGAGCTCAGCACATATGCCATGGCTACGAGCTGTTGCACCTGTGGCCAACCTCATCGCAAAACCGTTCACTGTGACCCAAAATCAATGTGCAGAATACCTATGGTCTGGCCTTCTCAATGGTACCTCAAGGATAGGTAAAAAAGGCGAGGATATTGGGAAGACGGGATATTATGGCAATGATGAGCTGCGGCAGAAACTTTGGGAACATACGGAGGAGGTGACAAAGGTGTAG